The genome window ctaagcaatatcgaagacttgtgggtaaattaaattatctcactgtaacgagacctgacatttcgtttgcagtgagtgttgtgagtcaatttcttgatacccctcgtactagtcattgggatgttgttatacggattctcaggtatcttaaaaatgctcctggaaaagggttgctgtatcaaaatcatggacacaatgatattgaaggatatagtgatgcagattgggctggttctgcctcagatcgaagatcgactacaggatattgtgtgtttgttggtggtaatttagtgtcgtggaagagtaagaagcaaacagttgtatccagatcaagtgcagaatctgaataccgcgctatggctcacactgtgtgtgagttggtttggGTGAAGAGCATGTTACTGGAACTTGGGTTTGAACATAaacagcctatgaatttagtgtgtgataatcaggcggctgttcatattgcgtctaatccagtgtttcatgaaaggacaaaacatattgaagttgattgtcatttcattcgagagaaattgcttgacggggtcatcaagacatctcatgtaccgtcTGTAGATCAATTGGCTGATGTATTTACTAAGAGTTTAGGGGGCTCTagggtgaaatatatttgtaacaagttgggtgcttatgatatatatgctccaacttgagggggagtgttaggagaatattagtattcttatagataataaattagtaagggtattcttgtaaatagtctgttaggtttgtactcctataaatactagttggtcactcataatagtgtgactagatgttttcctcccaagatacctGTTGACACATACCTATTACTTTTGCCAAACCGAGTGCTGTCCCAATGAAGGTGTATGCAAAAGACATTATTGCGGCAAATATTGAGAGCCACTCCATCTCGTGAAAGTTGGGTATTTGAGAGAACGGAATCTGAATTACTCCAAATAGCAGAATATACAAGTTATCTCCAAATTCACAAGGAGCATCGTGGCCTTTGTTGTGGAAACAGTTAGATCTCTGGATTGCCCTATAAGATCAAAACTTACATGAGTTGAACCTAAAATCTCCtttctgaaaaaagaaaaggaaaacagaaaagaaaagaagaagattcTAGCATATGACAAAGAAGGAATTTCTATAACATATGGAGCAGGGGTAATATCAAGTTTCAGAAACAGATGAGCAGCAAGACAGTGTCAAGATTGAGATGAGAAAAGCTAGAGACAGGCATCATCATGGATATTTTGGTATTGTGCACAAAAGAAGTGCTTTAAGCACTAGAGCATTAAACTTTATCAGTACTAAAAGCGCACAGGGATTTAAAACAGTGTACCTCATACTGATTGCTGATGTTATGGTGTaggtagaggtgtcaaaatgggtgatttggacgggtttgggttgggtaaaatggataatgggtaaaagtgagtcaactcatttatacccatttaattagatgggtataaatgggtaagtcaaaaaatgaattgggtaacccaattacccatttataactcatttattttaactttttgcaaactcatttaaattcatttttgcaaactaagttatcaatttataccattctTTGTactcatcattagttttaaatatttacttataatgttcaataaacttaattaccaatttttttcatttatactctatgtcacaaaattacctattatttaataattgaataatacgaatataaaaatttgaattaagtactataaaaattaatataaaaacttaatccaaaaattttgaacccctaacatttttttcatatataaatttaaaatttcattttataaagataagaaaataggctaaaacttatcataaattggtaatgctaaaaaatgagcaagttaacaaactaagaaaaaaaataaaataataagataaaaccaacaaataataataatgttaacatcatgacaaaatgaaaaatttgaaaaaaaaaaaagtaggggaaaagaagagacttggggggaagagaatttaaaatgggttaattgggtttgatgggttacccaataatacccatttaataaatgggtattattgggtaacccatttatacccatatacaaaaatttacgatacccatacccatctattcatgggcgggtatgggtaaatctagttaagtgggttgatttgccacctctaggATTGATGGCTGCATTtgcaatgaaagaaaaatgtggCAAAAATGAGAATGGTGGCTGCATCTGCAATGAAAGAAAATCAGGCAATGAGGGATACAAGATGATTTTAAGGACTGCCAAAATGTAGTAATTGCAATATCTTTAGAATCCCAAATGTTTAGcagctaaaaaaaattaaagaaacagAAATTTATGAAGAATATCTCGTAAGTCCAAAACTGAGGGACTAAATCAACAACCATTTATAGTAAGCTAATGCCCTAACTGTATTCAGAATCAATTGAAAATGCCTATTATGATAGTAAGACCCCTTACTGCTAATTGCACAAATAGTAAgctataattttatattttactatcTTATCGGCCTCGTGCACTGATAATATTTTAAAGATATCATCTATAAAGGCTAAGATGCTTAAATGCAGTAAACTGACAGAATAAATATTAAGCAACCAATATGTGACTCTAATGATATTCCCAATCAATGGTAACAGAACCTGAATCAGCATCAAATGATTTTCACAATCAATGGTAACTAGACACTGAATCAGTATCAAATTAAGCATAGAAGAGTTAAATTCAACATTATCAAGATTATATGGTGTCACAGGATGAGCAACAGGCTAAAGGGCACTCACTGCCAGGCGTCTCTTAGAAAATAAAACACCAGTTGAAATAAGATATTAACGCACCTAGATATATACAGTTGTACATTTCTGGCTTTCAAGTCTTCCATCAAACTCCTCCATCTGCAGGTGCCAACTTTTGAACTTGCACCGCCACCAATATTTGGTTCCTAAACAACCTTTCCTTTGTCTAGATCgtaaattgacaaaaaaaatttatcaatcaatCCTTGGTAACATAATTGATAAATGAAAGATATATTACACCCACATTTCAGAATTTTAAATCCCTTTCATTTGAAAATCGCAAAATTAGCATCTGCCAGAGGCAGGAATAATCATGTTATACAATCGATTTTCTGGTGATAGACAGAGAAAGGCAGAAgagccaaaaaaaagaaaaagaagggtgACTCCACTTCTCAACTAGAGTTGGGTTTCAGACCTGTTGGCATAATGCACACTGGAACATACTACATTACTACTAAAAACCtacattttgttttgtttgtgaaGAAACCATATCCGGTCAGGCCCATGAGTGCATCCTTTTAGAACTATGGCCCGGCCGTTCACATGAGCATAGGGAACCTATACTCAAGCGTTCAACTGGGCCCTTGACAGGATGGGTGAGGAATCACTCTAGATCTAATTTATTGGGGAATCACCCTAGACATTTTTATACTTATCATAGTATAATGAAGGCCTAATtctttttaccaaaaaaaaaagatagctgTTTGCAAAAGCACATACATGCATTGATTTTAACGTAGGGAAACTAATTATCCAAGTTAGTAAGGCTACACATGATTCATGGTGATTCAATTGCAACCTGCACAAAACAACAAGATATACAGAAAACAGCCTAAAATCAGCTCTTACACAAGCAAGCCAAACACATGAGGAGCAATCAAATTAATCCCCATGCATAAAAGAATAACAGCTTGGCCTTATTGCAATTCCACAGCCAATCGAAAGCACCAAGAAGCCAGAACCCAATAACTTACTAAGACCAACAAAGTAATCTACCAATTAGCAGCATCCAAGAAAACTATCTATCATTCATCCTATAAGTTCAATCACCTAATTATAAACTTATACATCCCAATTGCCAAGGCTAATCACTGCAATCATTGTTTTATAACTACCAGCTATtgagaaaaagcaaaagaaaagcaaaatcaGGGAAATTGAATTACCAaatgttttttttcccttacaAAAGACAAAAGCTTCAAAGATAGCTTGTTGAAACTTCCATTTTGTCTTTGCTAACAGTCATGCAAAAAGTTGAACTTACTACAGCAGAACACCGACACAACACTGCAAGAACAGACCACAGAAGTAAAGCTTAGTGGATCATATCACCATGTAGAAACCGCATTATACAAAAACAGTAAGAGGGGAAAACAAAATGACTGAAATTTCTTTATGTCATGATTAAAATgtcaaaacacaaaacagaATTAACAATAAAAATTCCTTTAACAAAAAGtggttcttttttcttctttgaagCAAGCATATGAAGATACCTAGGATTCACTTTTGAACAAATTGAATCTTTTGCACTACTAAAATATCTCGTGCAAAGTGCAACACCTCCCATTATAGCTAGTTAGAATTCAATACATGCCTAATTCAAGTGGCGCTCATAGCAGAGGATTTACATGATCAAGAGATGACACGGCCTTTGGCCCCTCGAAACTCCAATAGAAACAGTATCGCCCTCAAAACCCTGGCCACACCAGCAACAATCTGCACTCCCTCAGTACCAAAACATATGGCATGTGTTTTTTTGACAAAGATAAAAACATTCTCAATCAACGCCTGAACCAATCTTCCATTAAGCTGAATAGTGTTGTAACTATTCAGTAGTTTGACTATTTAATGCTTTTCAGTAGTTTAACTATTTAATCACGGCATTCACACATCCAGTTTCGCTTTTggaagataaaaataagaatcatAAAGACTTGAATTAAAAAGCCAAGACGTCATTTTTAATTGGAGAAACAGTCGTAAAAGTTAAAATCTATAGATTCATTAATAGTAATTCAGTACTCGAGCTCTTTTTGCCAGATATGACATCCACATATGCATTATCAAAAATATTGGTTCATCATCAATGTACTATGTTTTGACATTAGCGTTCCTAATAAAACCATGACCATCATAATACCACCAAGGAAAGGAAATCCTATATTGGTGTACAAGAGTTGAAAGTGAAAAGTAAGATGATCTAGAGAAGTCCACACCAACAATGCCATCACCCATGCTAGAGTCATTTTTATCATCATCAAAAGCCATGTTCTACActgatttttttcaaaaaaaaaaaaaaaatctttaccaAATATATGCACATAAGATTTTTGCTATGGATAAATAAAGGCAAAGCACAAGGTCTAGACTGATTTGCATTGGGAAAAGTCAATCCCCCACTCCCCTGTGCCTCAGTCTTGAATGTATGATAGAAATATAGTCTGAATTTTGTAGAATATCCATAACCTGCATTGCCACCTAACTCTCGCAAATTAATTAGTTAGTCAATAAAGCAGGAACAAGACTGTAAATTGATTGAAGCAAACAACCTCGAAAGGAAACCAGAATACGGAAGCAAATTAACagacaaagaaaataaattaatcAATCCAATTAAATACCACAAAAAACAGTAAAgaggaaagagagggaaaaaaaaaagaaaaaaacttactttgggtagaagaatggTGGTTGAAGGAGCCCAACaaaggaaagggaaagaggATGGAGGGTCTCTGCAAACAAGAGTTGGCTGATTCACGAGCATTCTCAGCAAAAATCAAAGCAGCGTCACATGGTCCTTTTCTCTGTCAGGTGAGAGTAAAGAAAGGAGAAGGCAGCGGTAGTGGTGGTTGTGGGTATGGGGTAGGCACATTCAGATAGAGAGAGAATTATGCGGATTTTGGAGCATAGTAGTCGAGAAAAATATGGCCAAAGCGCAATCTTCACCACTGCAGCAACAAAAAGAAATGCACATTGTCTTCACGCTGATTTATTGCCAAAAAGACACCTATGCCCcccaacaataaaaaaaattccccTAAatgcatagggaatgattgggTACTGTAGCTAGGTGTAAGTCCCACCTTTATATATTTAGGACACCATCAAAATCTTTTCAAAACAAACGGAAATACTTATGCATGCATTTCCTCACTAATATGAAGAATAGAGATAATAGAAACCATCTTACTTGCAAATGTCATGCAAATGGAGGAGTCAGCTTTCTTTACGGAGCTCATTAGAAATTGCTTCTATTTGCCTTTTTGTCAGGTTTTTACAATAACTGCAATGATGGGGGATATCTGAAGCCCCAATTACTTCCCCTTCTTAGACACTATGTTCCTGTAGGAAAAGAAGGTTCAATGCAACACCTTTATCAAGCAAAAGCAAGTCAATGAGTAATTAACATGCCAACACCTTTATCATGAGTAATTACAATCTTATTACAAGTTTAGTTTACAATCTTATTACAAGTTTAGTTTACAATCTCATTCTCTAAAAGGAACTATGAGGCATCCAGGATATTAACACGTGCAAAAAGTAAAGGCAACCCAATGAGAGATTTACAACATGAGTACATCTCGTATAATTAACTTTCCTCAAACATGGTTTATAATGGGTCTATAACAATAGTATTGTTTAATTTCCATTTTGAGTATTATGACAATGATTAAAGGCCACATTTGCATATAATAACATAAGGAAACCACGATATCAATGTGAAGTTAAAGATGCAGTACCAGAGATTGTGAGCAATAACAAGAAATGaataattaagaaaattttggatgGAATATTTAAAAGAAGTATGATTTGAGGAAACTTCAGTCGAACAATGCCATTGTTTGAAAAGACAAAGAAATTGTTCCAGCTCTAAAAAACGCATAAAGATGAATTTGTTAATATATATTTCTTCATTCGACTTGCCTAATTATATGAACTACACTCTTCTAAAGTAGTTGATGAATATGGTATACAACTATGATGCACATGTACTCACGTGGctgcaattttgaaaaagaaaaacaaaagcaagctacataaagcagaaaattttttgtttcttgaagAGAATTACTAAGTTAATAGTCAAATTTGCAAGAGCTACTCCAGTCCTAATCATTAGTGTACAAATAATATGAAATAACGGGAAGTATTTAAAGGGCCATTGTAGCGATGCACACACTTATGATATGCAATGGGTCTGATTTCCTCAGACAACAAATTTACAACATAATGCAACATCTTGGTAGTCTCTAGTAGTAATACTTATGGTATGCATTATGTTGCATAATGCAACATAACGGTAGTCTCTAGTGGCTAAATTACATAATGCAACATCATTTTCAAGTCGAGAAAAGGAAAGGACTGAGCAAAATCCAATGCCTCATTATACTGATGGCTAGAATTGTCAGCTCTCTACTTATAACAAAAATATGCAAGCACATCATGACAGGAGTTCCATACAGTAATTATCTATCACAAGAATGCTAATTTATAACATATAGTCAAGTTCAGAAAAAGATTTTAGATGGCACTTCACAGCAGAAGAATAACTGTGAGATAAGGTAAAGTGACATGAAGCAGCATTTAGAAAAGGCTACATATTCAGCGAATAAAGACACCAGAGAGAAAGGTCGaattaaaagaaagaaggatGGGGAATTTGGAGTCTGAGATGAGATAGAACCAttgttttgagaaaattttgaacCTCTGCAAAGGTTTAGTAGGATTTCCTGCTAGTGTGATGGTCAAAAGCTTGGGGTTGCTGCCTGTAAGTTCAGCTGATAACGGTGCTGGTGCTTCTTTGTTAGTGGATTACTGCACCTTTTGCTGCCTCTTTGAGGtagtttaatttttcaatttttcatcatcaatctgtctctctctctctcacaaagATCCTACAGTAACCAACAGTGGAaatctaaaaacaaaaattgcaaAGAAAAACTAAGATAATATGGTATAAACAGGTAAAAATTCTTATAGGAAATACTAATTAAAAATGCATCACGCTGATGGCATCGCAAAAGCAAAAAATTCCAtacttgattaaaaaaaaaaacaatgtttCTGTTTGTTTTGATATTGCAACTCTTCACGCACTCAAAAACTATGCCAAAATGGATTATTTCCAAAATCAAACATCAAGAAAATGGAAAGCCAACCATAAAAATTAAACAAGTAAAGTACACTGAGATTGCTGCTGAGACGTTAAAATTCAAGGTATTGTGCAACTCCAAAACCCACACACTGCTATATACATAAAGTTTACGTGACACCAGCAATATCAATCCAAAGTAAGAAACTTCTACAAGGGGCTCCACTCAGCTGTGGCCCCATGACTGAACTTTGTTACACTATTACAAGCAGCACAAAAACACACTCTGTTGCAAGTCTTGCTTCAGGGCAAGAAGCCAAAGAGAGACCAGCAGAATGATTCATTTGGATGGGTGTGTGTTTTCAGAGCACAAACTACAAAAAATTGGAATGTCTATCTATCCACAAACAACTTAAGTAAAGCCATTTGAACCAAGCgcaaattaagaaaaagaatATATTGTACGCACTCAACATAAATTTCCTCCAGGCTCAAAGTTTAAAAACCTGCTTTCTTCTTCGTTTGCCccgttatttttcttttcttctactttaatttttttttaattgtcatTGACACAAAGTGTATTCAACAATGCATCTGCTCTCTGCCATTAGTGAAGTAAAGTAAACTTCAGGGTCTGCAAAATTCCCTGCCAGCGGGCACCCAATGGCTCAAGGTTGTAATTGGATTACAGTTTTACAAATTCCTTCTATTGGAGCCCCTAAAAGTTCATAAATACCACAAAATGTGTATCTTCGTGTCAGTAAATCAAAAGGTGCAATGAATCATGAAAATCATTAAAGTCTGATAGATCTACCACATTTTCCATGATATAGATACTACAGCTATAAATAAGCTTGGGCTTCCCAGACTCCTAGTGTTTCAATTCAGAATAAACTATCTTGCAACAGGTATTCAAAGAGCATGACATCTTCATGCACCACTTCTTCTCTAATCTACATTCCTTGGAATATTTATGCACTTAAGAGCAATAGTACAAGCAGCCAACCACTTGTACCTTCTAAACCGCCAAGTCACGGTCATTCATGTAAGACACGAGGAGTTATTCCTCAAAATATTGATGGAGTGATTCACTTCTATGCCTTTGGATCAAGTCAAACAAATACCTTGTAAGTGTTTGTCCTGGAGGTCAAGGCTTCATATCATACTATACAAGCTTAATACATGCATAAAAGTTCATGATTAGTGCTTTATGTTAACTTTCAACCATCAAACTGATATTCTTGAGAGATTGTAAAACCATCTCAGAGATTTTCCCTTGTTCTTTTCTAACAAGTTAACTTGCTAGAATAAAGTACAAGTGGGGATATAATTCATGTCAATGGTGCTGTGTGTCATTTCTTCTAAGATTAATTGAAATCCTGACTCTGCCATTATTGTTATTACCATTTTATGCGAGGACAAAAATCAACATCCTCTAATATTGTTCACATACTATCTTTTGATGTAACAAAGATTGTTTCTTGATGACTTTCCTCAAGTACTTACATCAATTCATCATCTTGATGCATCACAACGTTGCCATACTAGTATTACATCAACAGACTATTATCAGTAATCAAAGTCACTACATAAGAAGAACATCTTTtgcttagagcttcaaacaagacTTGTAATAGCAAAGGCAGGAACCctgaaattgcaaaaattctacTAGCCCTCATCCTAAGTATATGAAAAGTTGAAAACATTGCATTAAGCttgagaaaaagaacaaaagggcAAATTTTAGTCTGCCTTCTTGTAGCTACCATGGCCTTATTTTCTTGGGAGGGGATGGATAGTGGAGGATCACACACCTGGGAGCAAAAgggctttcttttctttgacaGAGAGTTCTTCTAATGGGGTCAAAAATCTGTATGTCCACTTGGTTGCTTGGTGGGGCGTCCTGGGAAATAAAGGAACAACGGGTTGTCGGGGTCTCCGGCTGCGGAACAAGAATTTGAAGGGGAAAGGAGGGGAGAGAATGGGGAGGTGCAACCGTGCAAGAGAGACAAAATTTGGGCCTTTCAGCATGAAATGCCCGGCAAATTAGCCAAGATAATTTCTAGTTTACCAGTCAACTACTACTAGTCTTCTAGAGCACTAGTGTCTAAGGAATAGCGTACTGCTCAAAGGTCGCCAGTGGTTGATGAAACCAGAAAACAATATGATGAAATTGTTGGCCACAAAATCATTGCATGAGAACATGGAAAATGTGGAAGATTTTCGATCCTTATAGTGACATATGAATGCTTCTGCGGTGAAATTGTCGCTCAGCTCTAGCTTTTTTCGCTTGAGTGGATGTTCTGAAACTGTGAGTTAAATCTTCTCTATTGTAAAAGGGTTATTAGTTTATGATTAGTGGGTATTTTTAATCAGTTAGAAGTTTTTATGTAGTTAAATTTCATGAATTATTCCTTTTTAGATCaagaaaggtttttttttttttttggcaaaagagAAAGGTTAGTTAATTGGTGTAAAAAGCGCTTCTATTTATTTGGAAATAAAATACATCAGTCTACCACAATTACAAATAGAAAATAgacaaaaatagaaaatatttgTAGGGATATGTATAAAAGCATATGAAAATAGAGTGGGAATAAACCTTAGCCAGAAGCCTATCACACAGTGAATAATATGACAGGCAGAGAGACAGCCACACAAGCCAGTGTCCCTAGCCTAGATTTCCCACTTCTGTCCACCCCTCTCGGTTCACACTTCTTGAGTTCTTTCCCCCTTCAGCCACACCCTTCTCTGAATTTCCTTTTCATCATTCTCATCTCTCTCCCACTCGCTCTCAAAAAAACACACATTATAGCTTAAAGTAGCAAAAATAAACTCAAGGCCAGTCCCAATTCAACTCTTCTGGACAGACAAAGTTACAATTTTGTGAACCAAGGTGAGAACTTTCCTCATCCCCTGAAAACAGTGCACCTTTTGGTATTTGGGTTCTTCGATATTTGTCTTCATGATAACAAGTTTGGTTTCAGTTCTTCACTTCT of Coffea arabica cultivar ET-39 chromosome 5c, Coffea Arabica ET-39 HiFi, whole genome shotgun sequence contains these proteins:
- the LOC140007803 gene encoding probable amino acid permease 7 isoform X3, with the protein product MEDLKARNVQLYISRAIQRSNCFHNKGHDAPCEFGDNLYILLFGVIQIPFSQIPNFHEMEWLSIFAAIMSFAYTFIGTALGLAKVIGDGRIRGDITGVSTTSVAEKVWLTSQAVGDIAFAYTYNIILLEIEDTLKDPPPQNIKTSGCSELE